A genomic window from Lutra lutra chromosome 17, mLutLut1.2, whole genome shotgun sequence includes:
- the LOC125089235 gene encoding transcription factor BTF3-like, with amino-acid sequence MKETIMNQEKLAKLQAQVRIGGKGTARRKKKVVHRTATADDKKLQFSLKKLGVNNISGIEEVNMFTNQGTVIHFNNPKVQASLAANTFTITGHAETKQLTEMLPSILNQLGADSLTSLRRLAEALPKQSVDGKAPLATREDDDDEVPDLVENFDEASKNEAN; translated from the coding sequence atgaaagaaactatCATGAACCAGGAGAAACTCGCCAAACTGCAAGCACAAGTGCGCATTGGTGGGAAAGGAACTGCTCGCCGAAAGAAGAAGGTGGTTCATAGAACAGCTACAGCAGATGATAAAAAACTTCAGTTCTCCTTAAAGAAGTTAGGGGTAAACAATATCTCTGGTATTGAAGAAGTGAATATgttcacaaaccaaggaacagtgaTCCACTTTAACAACCCCAAAGTTCAGGCATCGCTGGCAGCGAACACTTTCACCATTACAGGCCATGCTGAGACAAAGCAGCTGACAGAAATGCTACCCAGTATCTTAAACCAACTTGGTGCAGACAGTCTGACTAGTTTAAGAAGACTGGCTGAAGCTCTGCCCAAACAATCTGTGGATGGAAAAGCACCACTTGCTACCagagaggatgatgatgatgaagttccagatcttgtggagaattttgatgaagcttccaagaatgaagcaaactga